The Epilithonimonas zeae genome contains a region encoding:
- a CDS encoding fibronectin type III domain-containing protein: MKKLNNQFLLICLLFSISIFSQDQQSIRRIQQSTKVDYLKSFSDNQRKKFDLSFNLANSLADHNNWRKIIITDSTYSRLVGVTKDLKPIYYMTENRNAGITSRADRLYSGGSLGISIQGEGMLAGVWDAGSPLLTHELFSNRISLSDNSPYLHPHASHVAGTIIGTDAVQNGNARGMAFKGSANAYDWDNDVAEVANAAANGLLISNHSYGYNPYYYGVEKFGKYDDDSKAFDEIHFNAPYYQMVCAAGNSRIYGVNTGKNGFDLITGHALSKNVITVAAVQEVLNYTNASSVIMSDFSSWGPSDDGRIKPDISAKGVHTFSAVNYANNSYEYYDGTSMASPSVAGTLLLLQQYYNQLNNNYMKASSLKGLMIHSADEAGVAPGPDYKFGWGLINAEKAATIIKNKNLFSKIEESSLANGETKEIILNSDGINPLVVTLAWTDPVGDLPSNTIDDPTPNLVNDLDIILSRDGTEYFPWKLDPSAVNSAATRGVNNLDNVEKIEIDTPVAGTYLLTIKHKGSLVNQSQNYSLIASGIVTKDFWFNTTQNNIKLCKTSTDNITIDFDFHTKNGFSNNVIFSVLNLPNGLSANFSPVSLSAEGNFTLNILGISSLQKGKYNIIVKGQSGTDTFEYPISFIIYDSNVSVPNLLTPTNNNLSVNYNNTEFTWSSDSNSESYLLEISKDSNFSVKESYTVSTNRYSKNLSIGTKYYWRVKGINECGESSFSVVNSFNTYCDPPQYLQLVSAGTSSLTVSWSSNSSSGKWEIESVPAGTTPTGTGNIVTSSPYIITNLIKNTCYDVYVRIVCGDEGSYSPWIKGSNFCTTADYCGGDHFYDSGGAYGNYPPGESLIKAIYPENAGDRVVATFNKFNVESCCSYFTIYDGPNAGGSILFSGTNMQLPYTFRSSHPTGALSFSFYAYGNGGEGWDATISCEPKPACPTVPKNILLTNSQPSLITFSWEDTSNATQWQVEVVPAGSIPTGVGENISQKSFTKSGLSTNTCYDVYVRSICATGFSDWSNPERLCTSPDYCAGDHFYDSGGPNGNYKDNENWTKTIYPAIAGNRVRAVFNEFALESCCDRLIIYNGPDKNSPVLFNSGSMSDLPAAFRSTHTSGALTFTFTSDGSSVKSGWDAEIFCEPIPACAEYPKSITLQTAALNSLRVNWTDNSNATQWEIEAVKDGNNPTGQGVIVSTKPYTVTGLDSNSIYRIYIRSLCSAGTSEWSSSPKFATLADYCGGDHFYDSGGFSGGYSNNYESYTKTIYPSKNGDRVKAIFDLFDINQYDQFTVYNGSNAYGSQTLYSSYGNLTPPGTLVSTDILTGALTFYFYTSGNTNNRSGWDARIVCEPMPACPNAPGEITLQSSTLNTMTINWPENSNATQWEIEVVKDGNSPTGAGTIISSHPYTITGLQSNTCYKVYIRSICSGGNSTWTVSKLFCTQGDYCGGDHFYDSGGALSGYPTTYEYFTKTIYPTGNGNRVKAVFEMFDINQYDSFTVYNGTNTYSDNVLYSYNYGNSAPPTTISSTDINTGALTFYFSTSGNNSNKAGWDAKIICEPMPACPNPPTYINLQNSGLNTLTFNWTDNSNANQWEVEAVKDGDVPTGIGTIVSSRTYTISGLIRNTCYKVYIRSVCAGGKSEWGVSKLVCTQADYCAGDHFYDLGGRLSNYPNNEYLTKTIYPSGTGNRVKAIFDLFDIHQYDQFMVYDGPYSYGNTILYNSYNNSTLPGTLVSTDPSGALTFVFNPTYSNNNQKAGWDAQIICEPLPPCARKPTLITLERSTSNSLNVNWTENSNATQWEIEIVKFGQTPTGQGTLVNAKSYLISNLLEDTCYDVYVRSICTVGNSEWTKSSIAFCTTPNYCGDHFYDSGGTNGNYKDNENWIKTIYPMSAGKLVSAKFTLFNLESCCDRLTIYNGPDILSPILFSSGSMQSLPQTYKSSHYSGALTFRFTSDSSSTYPGWDALINCDENLSVEYSDKENIKIFPNPVTTGILNIDSPVEIKKFEIFDASSKMIIQKMISDKNLKIDIAHIASGSYVIRLTDRNSEIHTFKIIKK, encoded by the coding sequence ATGAAAAAACTAAATAACCAATTTCTCTTAATATGCTTATTATTTAGTATAAGTATATTTTCCCAAGATCAACAAAGCATCAGGCGGATTCAGCAATCTACAAAAGTTGATTATTTAAAATCTTTCTCCGACAATCAAAGAAAGAAATTTGACCTCAGTTTTAATTTGGCTAATTCCCTGGCAGATCATAACAATTGGCGTAAAATTATAATTACAGATTCTACGTATTCCCGATTAGTAGGTGTCACCAAAGATTTGAAGCCCATCTATTACATGACAGAAAACCGGAATGCTGGAATAACTTCACGTGCCGATAGACTCTATAGCGGTGGTAGTTTAGGAATTTCTATACAAGGCGAAGGGATGCTTGCTGGTGTTTGGGATGCTGGAAGTCCATTATTAACGCACGAGCTTTTTTCTAACAGAATTTCTTTGAGTGATAATTCTCCTTATCTGCATCCTCACGCATCACACGTTGCAGGAACCATCATTGGGACAGATGCTGTGCAAAATGGTAATGCAAGAGGAATGGCTTTTAAAGGTAGCGCAAATGCTTACGATTGGGATAATGACGTAGCAGAGGTTGCCAATGCTGCCGCAAATGGACTTTTGATTTCCAATCACTCTTATGGCTATAATCCATATTATTATGGCGTAGAAAAGTTTGGGAAATATGATGATGATTCAAAAGCTTTTGACGAAATTCATTTTAATGCACCTTACTACCAAATGGTTTGTGCCGCCGGGAATTCCAGAATTTATGGCGTTAATACAGGGAAGAATGGCTTTGACCTTATAACAGGACATGCGCTTAGTAAAAACGTTATTACTGTTGCAGCTGTGCAAGAAGTTTTAAATTATACTAATGCATCCTCTGTGATAATGTCAGATTTTAGTAGTTGGGGACCTTCGGATGATGGACGTATTAAGCCGGATATTTCAGCTAAAGGTGTTCACACATTTTCTGCAGTTAATTATGCTAACAATTCTTATGAGTATTACGATGGGACTTCTATGGCTTCTCCTAGTGTTGCCGGAACATTACTTTTGTTGCAGCAGTATTATAATCAACTGAATAATAATTATATGAAAGCATCGAGTCTTAAAGGCTTGATGATTCACTCTGCTGATGAGGCAGGCGTTGCTCCGGGGCCGGATTACAAGTTTGGTTGGGGATTAATCAATGCTGAAAAAGCTGCAACTATTATAAAGAATAAAAATCTTTTTTCCAAAATAGAAGAGAGTTCCTTGGCTAATGGTGAAACAAAAGAGATCATTTTAAATAGTGATGGTATTAATCCGTTAGTGGTTACATTAGCCTGGACAGATCCTGTAGGCGATTTGCCATCTAATACCATAGATGATCCGACGCCAAATTTGGTCAACGATTTGGATATTATTCTTTCAAGAGATGGGACAGAATATTTTCCATGGAAATTAGATCCTTCGGCTGTCAATTCAGCAGCTACAAGAGGTGTTAACAATCTTGATAATGTTGAGAAAATTGAGATTGATACACCAGTAGCAGGAACTTATTTGTTGACAATTAAACATAAAGGAAGTTTGGTTAATCAGTCCCAGAATTACTCACTCATCGCTTCAGGCATTGTTACTAAGGATTTCTGGTTCAATACAACTCAGAATAATATCAAATTATGTAAAACCAGTACCGATAACATTACAATTGATTTTGACTTCCATACAAAAAATGGATTTTCAAATAATGTGATTTTCTCTGTATTGAATTTACCTAATGGCTTGTCAGCTAATTTTAGTCCGGTTAGTTTATCTGCAGAAGGAAACTTTACCCTTAATATATTAGGGATTTCAAGTTTGCAAAAAGGTAAATATAACATTATTGTAAAAGGACAAAGTGGAACAGATACTTTTGAGTATCCGATAAGCTTTATAATCTATGATAGTAATGTTTCTGTTCCTAATTTGCTGACGCCAACCAATAATAATCTTTCAGTCAATTATAATAATACTGAATTCACTTGGTCATCCGATTCTAATTCTGAATCTTATCTTTTAGAAATTTCGAAAGACTCTAATTTTTCTGTTAAAGAAAGCTATACAGTATCCACTAATAGATACTCCAAGAATTTAAGTATTGGAACCAAATATTATTGGAGAGTAAAGGGAATTAATGAATGTGGTGAAAGTTCTTTTTCTGTAGTCAATAGTTTTAATACTTATTGCGATCCGCCTCAATATTTACAATTGGTAAGTGCGGGAACCTCATCTCTTACTGTGAGTTGGAGCAGCAACTCCTCATCTGGAAAATGGGAAATAGAATCTGTACCAGCAGGGACAACACCAACTGGTACTGGAAATATTGTTACGTCTTCTCCATATATAATAACTAACTTGATTAAGAATACTTGTTATGATGTATATGTCAGAATCGTTTGTGGAGATGAAGGAAGTTACTCACCTTGGATAAAAGGAAGTAATTTCTGCACTACTGCAGATTATTGTGGTGGCGATCATTTCTACGATTCAGGAGGTGCTTACGGCAATTATCCGCCTGGAGAGAGCCTTATTAAAGCAATTTATCCGGAGAATGCTGGGGACAGGGTTGTAGCAACTTTTAATAAATTCAATGTAGAAAGCTGCTGTTCATATTTTACAATATACGATGGCCCGAATGCTGGTGGCTCTATCCTATTTTCCGGAACAAATATGCAGCTGCCTTATACGTTTAGGTCTTCTCATCCTACGGGAGCTTTATCTTTTAGTTTTTATGCTTACGGAAATGGAGGAGAAGGCTGGGATGCGACTATAAGCTGTGAGCCAAAACCGGCCTGTCCTACTGTACCTAAAAATATTCTGTTGACTAATTCACAACCTAGTTTAATTACTTTTAGCTGGGAAGATACTTCTAATGCAACACAATGGCAGGTAGAAGTGGTTCCAGCTGGTTCGATCCCTACAGGTGTTGGCGAGAATATTTCACAAAAATCATTTACAAAATCAGGTTTATCTACTAATACTTGTTACGATGTTTATGTAAGATCAATTTGCGCCACTGGATTCTCAGACTGGTCTAATCCTGAAAGACTATGCACATCTCCGGATTATTGTGCGGGAGATCATTTTTATGACTCAGGTGGTCCAAATGGAAATTATAAAGATAATGAGAATTGGACAAAAACCATCTATCCAGCAATTGCAGGAAATAGGGTTAGAGCGGTCTTTAATGAGTTTGCTTTAGAATCGTGCTGTGACAGATTGATTATTTACAATGGACCTGATAAAAACTCACCTGTATTATTTAACAGCGGAAGCATGTCGGACTTGCCTGCTGCATTCAGATCTACTCATACTTCAGGTGCATTAACATTTACTTTTACCTCTGATGGAAGTTCTGTAAAATCTGGCTGGGACGCAGAGATCTTCTGTGAACCAATCCCTGCATGTGCAGAATATCCAAAATCTATAACATTGCAAACCGCTGCATTGAATAGTCTTAGAGTTAATTGGACAGACAATTCCAATGCAACACAGTGGGAAATAGAAGCTGTAAAAGACGGGAATAATCCTACAGGCCAAGGAGTGATAGTTTCAACAAAACCTTATACTGTTACCGGATTAGATTCCAATAGTATTTATAGAATTTATATCAGGTCTCTATGTTCTGCCGGAACTTCGGAATGGAGTAGTTCTCCCAAGTTTGCAACCTTAGCAGATTATTGCGGCGGCGATCATTTTTATGATTCTGGAGGATTTTCGGGTGGTTATTCAAATAATTATGAGAGTTATACCAAAACCATCTATCCATCAAAAAATGGCGATAGGGTAAAAGCTATTTTTGATTTGTTTGATATTAATCAGTACGATCAATTTACAGTTTATAATGGATCTAATGCTTATGGCAGTCAGACTTTGTACAGCAGTTATGGTAACTTAACTCCGCCGGGAACTTTGGTTTCTACAGATATTTTAACAGGAGCCTTAACATTCTATTTTTATACATCTGGTAATACTAATAATAGATCTGGTTGGGATGCAAGAATTGTTTGTGAACCAATGCCAGCGTGTCCCAATGCTCCTGGAGAAATTACATTACAATCTTCCACATTGAATACAATGACCATTAACTGGCCGGAAAATTCCAATGCTACACAGTGGGAAATAGAAGTGGTAAAAGATGGTAATTCTCCGACAGGTGCCGGAACAATTATTTCGAGCCATCCATATACTATTACAGGTCTTCAAAGTAATACTTGTTATAAAGTTTACATCCGATCCATTTGTTCTGGAGGTAACTCTACTTGGACTGTGTCTAAGTTGTTCTGTACTCAAGGTGATTATTGTGGTGGTGATCATTTCTATGATTCAGGAGGTGCATTAAGTGGCTATCCTACAACCTACGAATATTTTACCAAGACGATTTATCCAACAGGAAATGGTAATAGAGTGAAGGCTGTTTTTGAAATGTTTGATATCAATCAATACGATTCATTTACTGTATATAATGGAACTAATACATATAGTGATAATGTTCTATATAGTTATAATTATGGTAATTCAGCACCTCCAACTACAATTTCTTCGACAGATATCAACACAGGAGCGTTAACATTCTATTTTTCAACTTCTGGAAATAATAGCAATAAGGCAGGTTGGGATGCTAAAATTATTTGTGAGCCAATGCCAGCTTGTCCTAATCCTCCAACTTATATTAATCTTCAGAATTCAGGACTTAATACTTTGACATTTAACTGGACAGATAATTCCAATGCAAACCAATGGGAAGTAGAAGCTGTAAAAGATGGTGATGTCCCTACCGGAATTGGGACAATCGTTTCTTCTCGTACTTATACCATCTCGGGACTTATTAGAAATACTTGCTACAAAGTTTACATCAGATCTGTATGTGCTGGTGGAAAATCAGAATGGGGCGTGTCTAAATTAGTTTGTACGCAAGCTGATTATTGTGCGGGAGATCATTTTTATGATTTAGGAGGAAGATTAAGTAATTATCCAAATAATGAGTATTTAACTAAAACTATTTATCCGTCAGGGACTGGAAATAGAGTAAAAGCTATTTTCGATTTATTCGATATTCATCAATATGACCAATTTATGGTTTACGATGGTCCATATTCATATGGTAACACAATTTTATACAATAGTTATAATAATTCAACTCTGCCAGGAACATTAGTTTCGACAGATCCTTCTGGTGCGCTGACTTTTGTTTTTAATCCAACTTATTCTAACAATAATCAAAAGGCAGGCTGGGATGCTCAAATAATTTGTGAGCCATTGCCACCTTGTGCAAGAAAACCAACTTTGATTACGTTGGAACGTTCAACATCAAATTCTTTAAATGTTAATTGGACAGAAAATTCCAATGCAACACAGTGGGAGATAGAAATTGTTAAGTTCGGGCAAACTCCGACTGGCCAAGGAACTCTAGTTAATGCAAAATCATATTTAATTTCTAATTTATTAGAAGATACCTGTTATGATGTCTATGTAAGATCAATATGTACTGTTGGTAATTCCGAATGGACAAAATCATCAATAGCTTTCTGTACAACACCAAATTATTGTGGTGATCATTTCTACGATTCTGGTGGTACAAATGGAAATTATAAAGACAATGAAAATTGGATTAAGACCATCTATCCAATGTCTGCGGGCAAACTTGTAAGTGCAAAGTTTACGCTTTTCAACCTAGAAAGCTGCTGCGATCGATTGACGATTTATAATGGGCCAGATATATTATCTCCAATTTTGTTTTCTTCTGGGTCAATGCAAAGCCTTCCACAGACATATAAGTCCTCACATTATTCTGGAGCTTTGACATTCAGGTTTACTTCAGACTCTAGTTCAACTTATCCTGGTTGGGATGCTTTGATTAATTGTGATGAGAATCTTTCTGTAGAATATAGTGATAAGGAAAATATCAAGATTTTCCCTAATCCGGTAACAACAGGAATTCTGAATATCGATTCGCCAGTTGAAATTAAAAAGTTTGAAATATTTGATGCGAGTTCAAAAATGATTATTCAGAAAATGATATCTGATAAAAATTTAAAAATTGATATTGCTCATATTGCCTCAGGAAGCTATGTAATAAGGCTGACAGATCGCAATTCAGAAATTCATACTTTTAAAATCATCAAAAAATAA
- a CDS encoding enoyl-CoA hydratase/isomerase family protein translates to MYSQIEIDSQFDGKLQLIYLNQPDSYNSLTEVMLRELRNAVHKFSNDDNVRCVAIAGKGKAFCAGQNLKEALGFDEDDRTIQRFVIEYYNPLVLEIVKCKKPVIALVNGPAVGAGAMLASICDFTLATESSYFSFAFANIGLIPDTAGTYYLPKLVGRQLASYLSFTGKKVPATEAKKIGLVADVFADSEFVEKSMEVLTQLSHAATTALYLTKKAFNKSYNFTLNEQLDYESIIQQDAAETEDFKEGVDAFIEKRLPNYKGK, encoded by the coding sequence ATGTATTCACAAATAGAGATAGATTCCCAATTCGATGGAAAACTGCAACTGATTTATCTGAACCAGCCCGATAGTTATAACAGCCTTACCGAAGTTATGCTTAGAGAATTGCGAAATGCGGTTCACAAATTCAGTAATGATGATAACGTAAGATGTGTTGCCATTGCTGGAAAAGGAAAGGCGTTTTGTGCCGGACAAAATTTAAAAGAAGCTTTAGGTTTTGATGAAGATGACAGAACCATCCAGAGATTTGTTATCGAATATTATAATCCTTTGGTTCTCGAAATTGTTAAATGTAAAAAACCAGTCATTGCTTTAGTTAATGGACCGGCTGTTGGAGCAGGAGCAATGTTGGCTTCAATTTGTGATTTTACTCTAGCAACAGAAAGTTCTTATTTCTCTTTTGCTTTTGCGAATATTGGTTTAATTCCTGATACCGCGGGAACTTATTATTTGCCCAAATTAGTAGGAAGACAATTAGCTAGTTATTTATCTTTCACAGGGAAAAAAGTTCCTGCTACAGAAGCTAAGAAAATAGGTTTGGTTGCTGATGTTTTTGCAGATTCAGAATTTGTAGAAAAATCAATGGAAGTTCTGACACAGCTTTCCCACGCGGCAACAACAGCACTTTATCTAACTAAAAAAGCTTTTAATAAATCATATAACTTTACGCTTAACGAACAATTAGATTACGAATCCATCATTCAGCAAGATGCAGCAGAAACCGAAGATTTCAAAGAAGGTGTTGACGCTTTCATCGAAAAACGTTTGCCCAATTACAAAGGAAAATAA
- a CDS encoding PaaI family thioesterase, with translation MNARETAEYMFEKDLFSQWLGIELTEIKDNYCLIKMPIKPEMINGLGTVHGGVTFAFADSALAFSSNNSGEAAVALNCYINFTKAAKNGDVLTAESILLNNTRKTAIYDITIKNQNDEVIAGFRGTVYKIGKKIIDL, from the coding sequence ATGAATGCTCGCGAAACGGCAGAATATATGTTTGAGAAAGATTTGTTTTCTCAATGGCTCGGAATTGAATTGACCGAAATCAAGGATAATTATTGCCTTATAAAAATGCCCATAAAACCAGAAATGATTAATGGACTCGGGACGGTTCACGGCGGCGTAACATTTGCTTTTGCAGATTCGGCGTTGGCGTTTTCTTCCAACAATAGCGGTGAAGCTGCGGTGGCGCTCAATTGTTATATTAATTTCACAAAAGCTGCAAAAAACGGTGATGTTTTAACTGCAGAAAGTATTCTTTTGAACAACACTAGAAAAACGGCTATTTATGATATTACAATCAAGAATCAGAATGATGAGGTTATAGCAGGATTTCGAGGGACAGTTTATAAGATTGGAAAGAAGATTATAGACCTTTAA
- a CDS encoding reprolysin-like metallopeptidase, which yields MKKYLLLSAIALPLLGYSQWTKVSQVSDRQKVNESVAYLAKKNLFSLDQQKLQSLLSPVNNKFSGKQGVVITIPNSEGKLERFKIWEYSNMAEDLQAKFSDIKSYVGTSLDDASAYLRFSLSPQGLSSIIVRSGHSEYIEPLTADHKTYVVFDSSQKKKNVNEDEPFECTVKDAGSTAEETPNVSNKAAGTNVFRLALSCTGEYAQYHLDKAGIPSTATDAEKKAVVLAALNATATRLNALFEKDLSLHYNLISQTESLIFLNANTDPYSSGGGPDTANSGINSTLGTGAASLYDLGHLVDKKDANGAAYLGVICGSSLKAGGWTSHNLPEGATFDIDYVAHEMGHQMGAGHTYTFYSSQLDQRVEPGSGSTVMAYTGITGNLDVQYNSHDNFHYNSLNQIKNKINGVSCGTNVPYALPAPTVDAGNDYTIPASTPFVVKATTTDASTTGYTYSFEQTDQAATAQIGTNSIAYLAKPSGPNFRALPPTANPYRYFPDFNTVLAGVYTTRWESVSSVARTLNFGVVLRNNNPLEPNIARDAMAVTVNAASGPFKVTAPTFGQSLTSGGSFTVTWDVANTNVAPVNTTTVNLKISKDGGKTFVSLLDNTPNDGTETVTIPSDFSATNAYILVEAVNNIYYAVSPSFVIDYSVAGEECNTYTYSGAPVNIKDGPGGSAIASPKVEAPLSITDTGVITKISVTPNITHPNAANLSFGIESPVGTTALLMDHQCSSRSGITAKFTDAATTITCASPVTGNAKPFQPLNVFVGHNAEGTWKLFASDNTPGNVGVINSWALEVCTRDAQVLAVNENAFNANNIKVYPNPSSGNFFIKSKDLGSNANVAIYDMNGRVVHTSGFNAATGESTNEFNVNLTKGVYLLKVTSSKANYTQKLIVK from the coding sequence ATGAAGAAATATCTATTATTGTCTGCAATTGCTTTGCCTCTTTTGGGTTATTCGCAATGGACTAAGGTGTCTCAAGTTTCCGACAGGCAGAAAGTTAACGAAAGTGTTGCTTATCTGGCTAAGAAAAACTTGTTTAGTTTAGATCAACAGAAATTACAGAGTTTACTTAGCCCTGTAAATAATAAATTTTCCGGAAAGCAAGGTGTAGTGATTACTATCCCGAATTCTGAAGGAAAATTAGAGCGATTTAAAATTTGGGAGTATTCTAATATGGCTGAGGATCTTCAGGCAAAATTTTCTGACATTAAATCATACGTTGGAACAAGTTTGGACGACGCATCTGCTTATTTGAGATTTAGTCTTTCTCCGCAAGGGCTATCCTCAATCATAGTTCGTTCCGGCCATTCCGAATATATTGAACCTCTAACTGCAGATCATAAAACATATGTTGTTTTTGATTCTAGTCAGAAGAAAAAAAATGTTAATGAAGATGAACCGTTTGAGTGTACTGTTAAAGATGCAGGATCAACTGCGGAAGAAACACCAAATGTTTCTAATAAAGCTGCTGGAACTAATGTTTTTAGGTTGGCATTATCTTGTACCGGCGAATATGCTCAGTACCATTTGGATAAAGCTGGAATTCCTTCTACAGCAACCGATGCTGAGAAAAAAGCCGTTGTATTGGCTGCTCTTAATGCTACTGCAACAAGACTAAACGCCCTTTTTGAAAAAGATTTGTCTTTGCATTATAATCTGATTTCTCAAACAGAATCACTAATATTTCTAAATGCAAATACTGATCCTTATTCTAGTGGAGGAGGGCCAGATACGGCGAACAGTGGTATCAATTCCACTTTAGGAACTGGCGCTGCCTCTTTGTATGATCTTGGGCATCTTGTTGATAAAAAAGATGCTAATGGTGCGGCATATCTTGGCGTTATTTGTGGCTCTAGTTTAAAAGCTGGTGGATGGACATCACATAACCTTCCGGAAGGAGCAACTTTTGATATTGATTATGTTGCTCACGAGATGGGACATCAGATGGGAGCCGGGCATACTTACACTTTTTATAGTAGTCAGTTAGATCAGCGAGTAGAGCCGGGAAGTGGAAGTACTGTAATGGCTTATACTGGCATCACCGGAAATCTAGATGTTCAGTATAACTCACACGATAATTTCCATTATAATAGTCTCAACCAGATTAAAAATAAAATCAACGGTGTCTCTTGTGGAACAAATGTACCATATGCATTACCAGCTCCAACAGTAGATGCTGGAAATGATTACACTATTCCGGCATCTACACCATTTGTTGTAAAAGCTACAACTACCGATGCTAGTACGACTGGTTATACCTACAGTTTTGAACAAACCGATCAGGCTGCAACAGCTCAAATCGGAACAAATAGTATTGCTTATTTGGCAAAACCTTCCGGACCAAATTTCAGAGCATTACCTCCAACAGCTAATCCGTATAGATATTTCCCTGATTTTAATACAGTTTTAGCTGGAGTGTATACAACAAGATGGGAATCTGTTTCTAGTGTTGCGAGAACGCTTAATTTTGGAGTGGTATTACGAAATAACAATCCATTGGAACCTAATATTGCGAGAGATGCAATGGCAGTTACTGTTAATGCAGCTTCTGGACCATTTAAAGTTACAGCGCCAACATTTGGTCAATCATTAACGTCCGGAGGAAGTTTTACTGTAACTTGGGATGTAGCAAATACAAATGTTGCACCTGTGAATACTACTACTGTTAATCTAAAGATTTCTAAAGACGGAGGAAAAACTTTTGTTTCATTATTGGATAATACACCTAATGATGGAACTGAAACGGTAACAATACCAAGTGATTTCTCAGCTACGAATGCTTATATTTTAGTAGAAGCAGTTAATAATATTTATTATGCCGTAAGCCCAAGCTTTGTAATTGATTATAGCGTGGCGGGTGAAGAGTGTAATACTTATACATACAGTGGGGCACCGGTAAATATCAAAGATGGACCTGGCGGATCCGCAATAGCATCTCCAAAGGTAGAAGCTCCATTATCAATCACTGATACAGGAGTAATTACAAAAATCAGTGTGACACCAAATATTACTCATCCTAACGCAGCAAATTTATCTTTTGGAATAGAAAGTCCAGTTGGTACAACAGCATTATTAATGGATCATCAGTGTAGTTCTCGTTCAGGGATTACGGCCAAATTTACTGATGCTGCAACAACAATTACTTGTGCGTCTCCAGTTACAGGTAATGCAAAACCTTTTCAGCCATTAAATGTTTTTGTAGGGCATAATGCAGAAGGAACTTGGAAATTATTTGCATCAGATAATACGCCTGGAAATGTTGGAGTTATCAATTCTTGGGCTTTAGAAGTTTGTACAAGAGATGCTCAGGTTCTTGCTGTTAACGAAAATGCTTTCAATGCTAATAATATCAAAGTTTATCCAAACCCTTCAAGTGGAAACTTCTTTATCAAGTCAAAAGATCTAGGAAGCAATGCAAATGTGGCAATCTATGATATGAATGGTAGAGTAGTTCATACTTCAGGATTCAATGCGGCAACGGGTGAATCTACTAATGAGTTCAATGTTAATTTGACAAAAGGAGTTTACCTATTGAAAGTAACTTCTTCTAAAGCGAATTATACTCAGAAATTAATTGTTAAATAA
- a CDS encoding winged helix-turn-helix domain-containing protein: MLNINQLNKEFESRVRLGIMSVLMVNDWVDFTEMKNLLNATDGNLASHSSALEKAEYIEIKKEFVGKKPRTSYRVTQKGRDAFTEHINNLEKLLGR; encoded by the coding sequence ATGTTAAACATTAATCAACTCAACAAAGAATTCGAAAGCCGTGTAAGATTGGGCATTATGTCCGTTCTTATGGTCAACGACTGGGTTGATTTTACTGAAATGAAAAATTTGCTGAATGCCACCGACGGAAACTTGGCAAGTCATAGTTCCGCTCTCGAAAAAGCTGAATATATAGAAATCAAAAAAGAATTTGTGGGTAAAAAACCGAGAACATCTTACCGTGTCACACAAAAAGGGAGAGATGCGTTCACAGAACATATTAATAATCTGGAAAAATTGTTGGGACGATAA